The genomic segment TTACCCTGCCACTGATTTACACCCTGAAGCAGGCATCTGATGAAGAACGGAAGCAACTGCAGGAAATAATCCTGGCTGATTTTGTCAGCCCGGAAGACTTTACTCATGTCTATCAGCTAATCATCAAGTATCAGGGAATCCAGTTCACCATGAATCAGGCGCGAAAGCATATTGAAACAGCGAAAAGTCTGTTAACCCCCTGGGGACCATCTCTCTTTAAGGAATCCCTGCTGTTTGTGGCTGATTATGTACTTGATCGAAACCGATAATCTGGTAAAATAACTGCGGCTGTTTAGTACCTTACAGGTTATTTTCTTGTTTTTTTAACAAGAAAATGTTCTGATAAGAGTACTTATTTGCGGGCCGAAAAGGCCACATTTGGGTTGCGGGCGTTGTTCCCGCATTAGCCGTCAAGAGGGAAAATATGAATTTTTCATCAATCATCTCGACCATTTTTTTGGTTATAATCATAGGTTTTCTTGCCTACCGCCTTTTCAAGGGTGGTGGTTGAGGATGTTAGGCAACCTGGCAGGTTGCTGAACAAAACAATAAACTGTCCATAAATATTTCATATCCATGAAGGAGGGGAAATCCATGTCGGCTGAACTTATCGGTTACTTGAATGACGACAATTTTACCACTGAGATCGAACAATCTGAGGTTCCGGTTCTCATTGATTTTTATGCCACCTGGTGTGGGCCATGCACAGCCATGGCTCCGGTTCTGGAGGAATTTGCCCGGGAAAAGGAAGGTAAAGTAAAAATTTTCAAAATCAATGTTGATGAAAATCCCAAAACCCCGGCAAAATACGGGGTTCGTGGCATTCCAACTTTAATCCTTTTTGCCAAGGGAAAAGAAGTAAATAAGATTGTCGGCATGACCCCGAAAGATCATTTGGAAAAAATGCTCGATAACGCCCAGTAGGAAAATATAGCTGCTGAAGCAATATCTCTGTAAATCAAGTGCGGAAATAAGACTGCAACCATTTTGGCAGCACAATAGTTGTAGGAATACCATTTTTACTTCAATGGCAAGTTATAAAATGATGTACAGTACAAGGGGCCTTGAACCTTAAGCCTTAAACCTTGAACTAGGAACCCCTCTATGTCTGCACCAAAAACCAGAGACAGATCATGCATGAAAATCTTTGCCTTGGTTTTAATCTTCTGTGGATTGATTGCCTGTGGTGATTCATCGGCACCAAAGAAAAAGAAGGGAAAGCTGGCACCAGACTTTTCCCTGACTTCATTGGATGGCAAGGAGCTAACCCGTAACTCCCTCAAAGGTAAAGTGGTCATTCTTGATTTCTGGGCCACCTGGTGCCCTCCCTGCCGGGCGGCCATCCCTCATCTGGTAGAAATGGATAAAAAATATCGTGACCAGGGACTCGTGGTTGTGGGGATAAGTCTTGATCGGGGGGGCAAAGAAGAGGTATCCAACTTTGCCGAACGTAATCACATTGATTACGACCTGGTTATGGGGGTTAACAACGCCATTTTGAAAGATTTCGGTGAAATCAGTTCCATCCCGACTATCATTATCCTTAACCAGCAGGCTGAAATCATTTTCAAAGCTGTCGGATATAATGCAGAAATTGCCCAAACCATTGATAGCAAAGTGACTGAATCACTACAATAAGGGTTCACGTAAAAATAAATGAGGAGAGATAAGGAAAATCCAGCATGAGGCAAGATTTTTTACTGGAAATCGGCACGGAAGAAATACCCGCGGGCTTTCTTAACAGGATATTTCAAACTCTGCCCCATCAAGTAGCTGAATTATTGTCCTATCACCGGCTATCCTATGAAGATATTAAAGTCATGGGAACTCCCCGCCGGTTGGCAATTCATGTTTCCAGCCTGGTTGACAGCCAGGAAGACCGAACCATTGAAAAAATGGGGCCTTCAAAACAGGTCGCATATGATGCCGATGGGAATCCCACCAAGGCAGCCATTGGCTTTGCCCAGGGGCAGAAAACCCCTCTGGAAGAGCTGGAAATCATTACCACTGAAAAAGGGGAATACTTAGGCGTCAGAAAAAAAGAAATCGGCCAGAAAAGCATCGATATTCTGTCGGCCACCCTCCCGACTTTCATCGAAAATATTCCATTCCAGAAATCCATGCGCTGGCAGGATTTTGATCTCCGCTTTGCCCGGCCGATTCACTGGCTGCTGGCCCTTTTGGGCAAGACGGTCATTCCCTTAAGTATGGAAGGATTGACTTCAGGAAACTGTTCCCACGGTCATCGGTTCATGTCCCCTGAGACTTTTACCATTGAAGAGCCCAACCAATATATGGACCGGTGCCGGAAGGCCAATGTTATTGTTGATCAGGATGAACGCCGGTCGATGATAAAAGAACAACTGTTGGCAATTGAAAAAGAAGTTGGGGGAACTATCATCGACGATGAGGAACTGCTGCAAACGGTTACCAACCTGGTGGAATTTCCCACTGCAGGCTGTGGCTCATTTGAAAAACAGTTTCTCGAACTACCTGAAGAAGTTTTAATCACGGTTATGCGCCATCATCAAAAATATTTCAGCCTCCGTGACCCCCAGGGGAAATTGATGCCCAACTTTATCACCATCAACAATACCCTTGCCCATGACCCCCGGCTGGTAATTGACGGGAACGAAAGGGTGTTGCGGGCCCGGCTTAATGATGCCCAATTTTTCTACCGGGAAGACCTGAAAGTTCCCCTGGAAACATTTGTAGAACGACTGAAAAATGTTGTTTTTCAAACAAAGCTTGGTACATCTTACGAAAAGATGTCCAGGTTCCAAACCCTGGCAACCGAGTTGGCGGAAAAGCTCTGTCCAGCCAAAAAAGATAAAGTGGCCCGGACCGCCCTGCTCTGCAAGGCCGACCTGGAAAGCAACATGGTTGGTGAATTTTCCGACCTGCAGGGAATCATGGGCAGAGAATATGCCAAAGCAGCAGGAGAGGACCAGGACATCAGCCGGGGAATCTATGAGCATTATCTTCCTACATCTGCCGGCGGCAAGCTGCCCGCCGATGATTGCGGCGCCCTGGTCAGCATTGCCGATAAAATTGATACTATTGTCGGCTGTTTCGGCATCGGCCTGATACCTACTGGTGGCGCTGACCCTTACGCCCTGCGGCGCCAGGCTCTGGGAATTATTCACATTATTCTTGACCGGCAATACACCATTAACCTGGCTGAACTGGTAAACAGGTCTCTGGAGCTGCTGGCGGCTAAAATTGATCGTCAACCCCAGGTGGTTGCTGATGAGGTATTGGAATTTATAAAAGGCAGATTTTTCAACAACCTGACGGCCAGAGGAATTCCAGCCGGGGTGGTCGATGGGGTGTTAGCCACCGGTTTTTACGAGCTGCTGGAAGCCAATCGTAAGATTGAGGCTTTGGATGTCTTCCGGCATCGGGATGATTTTGAATTATTACTGGTGGCATTCAAACGGGTAATGAATATTATCAAAGGAACAGCTGAACAACAAATTGCACCTGACCTGCTGGAAGTAGCCGCCGAAAAAGAACTCTTGAGAAAACTTAATCTGATTTCAGCTTCCTGCCAAAAAAACATAGCCGGCCGAAACTACCTGCAGGCCCTTGAAGCCATGGCGGAATTGAAACCGGCGGTCGATACTTTTTTTGACCAGGTGATGGTTATGGTTGATGACGAGGCAACCAAGAATAACCGCATAGGACTACTGCAGGCGATTGCTTCTCTGTTTAGACAAGTAGCTGACTTTTCAAAACTGTAAGGTTAAAGAGGTTAAAAGGGGTCAGAGTAAAAATAAATTAAAAAAGAGACAGTGCGATAGATGAGAGTTAGATTTAATTTTACTCTGACCCCTTTTAAGAGGAGGGAGGATGTTGATGGCTGAAAAACATGTCTATACATTTGGTAATGGTGTGGCTGAGGGAAATGCTTCGATGAAAAATATCCTGGGCGGCAAAGGGGCCAACCTGGCGGAAATGACCAGCATAGGGATTCCTGTTCCTCCCGGGTTTACCATCAGTACTGACACTTGCGTTTATTTTTATCAGCATCAGGACCAGTATCCCGAAGGACTGACTGAGCAGGTACAGGAAGCCTTAAGAAAAACGGAGGACATTATGGGACGCCGTTTTGGCGATCCAGAGAATCCTCTCCTTTTCTCAGTTCGTTCCGGAGCTCGGGTTTCCATGCCCGGAATGATGGATACCGTCCTTAATCTCGGTCTTAATGACGATACCATCAAGGGCATCATCAAACAGTCCGGTAATGAACGGTTTGCCTATGACAGTTATCGCCGCTTTATCCAGATGTACGGAAATGTGGTTATGGGTATCGACGGGGAAAAGCTCGAAATCCTGCTGGAAGAAGCTAAAGAAAAAAAAGGGGTAGAACTGGATACAGAGCTTAACGCCCTGGATCTCAAAGAAGTTGTGGGTCTGCTCAAAGAACGGATTCAGGAATTAACCGGCTCCTCCTTTCCGGAAGATCCCAAAGCCCAGTTGTGGGGAGCAATCTCTGCAGTTTTCAAGTCCTGGAATAACCAGCGGGCTGTCACCTATCGACGATTGAATAATATCCCTGATCATTGGGGAACAGCGGTTAACGTTCAAGTTATGGTTTTTGGCAACATGGGTGATGACTGTGCTACCGGCGTCGCCTTTACCCGGGACCCATCAACCGGGGAAAACTATTTTTTCGGCGAATTTCTGGTCAATGCCCAGGGAGAGGACGTGGTTGCCGGCATCCGCACCCCGCAACCTATTAATAATGTCGGCAAAACCGACTCTTCCCTGGCATCCCTGGAAGAAGTCATGCCTGACCTCTACCGGCAGCTGGTGAAAATATACCAGAAACTGGAACACCATTACCGTGACATGCAGGACATGGAGTTTACGATTGAAAAAGACAAACTCTGGCTGCTGCAAACTAGAAACGGCAAGCGAACCAGCAAAGCGTCCATTAAGATTGCCGTGGATATGGTCAGTGAAGGCCTGATTGACAAAAAAGAGGCTGTTTTACGTATAGACCCTCAACAGCTGGATCAGTTGCTGCACCCAATGCTGGACCCTGATGCCCCCCGGAATACACTGGCAAAAGGTTTGCCGGCTTCCCCCGGCGCCGCCTGCGGAGAAGTGGTTTTCTCTGCTGATGAGGCTGAGGAATTTAACGAAGAGGGGAAAGCGGTAATCCTGGTCCGAATTGAAACCTCACCAGAAGATATTCATGGCATGCATGCCTCCCGGGGCATTTTAACGGCCCGTGGAGGCATGACATCACACGCGGCTGTAGTTGCCCGGGGGATGGGAAAATGCTGTGTGGCCGGTTGCGGTGACATAAGGCTGGATTACGAAGCGGAGTATTTCAAGGTTGGTGATACAGTAGTCAAAAAAGGCGAGATTATCACTCTGGATGGTTCAACCGGAGAAGTTTTCCTTGGCACTATCCCCACCATCGAACCCGCCCTTACCGGTGAATTCGGCACTTTCATGGAATGGGTTGACGAATTCCGCCGGTTAAAAGTAAGAACGAATGCCGATACACCCCATGATTCAACCGTCGCCCGCAATTTCGGTGCCGAGGGCATCGGCTTATGCCGGACGGAACATATGTTTTTTGAAGAAGATCGGATTATGGCCGTACGGGAAATGATTCTGGCTGACGATCTTTCCGGACGGGAAAAAGCCCTGGCTAAAATACTGCCAATGCAAAAAAGTGATTTCCTGGGCATTTTCACCGCCATGAATGGCCTGCCGGTAACCATCCGGCTGCTGGATCCACCATTGCACGAATTCTTACCCCATACTGATCAGGAGCTGAAAGTGCTGGCTCAATCCATGGGAGTCCAATTTGAGACTCTCAAAGAAAGAACGGCGGCCCTGCACGAATTCAATCCCATGCTGGGACATCGTGGCTGTCGGTTGGGAATTTCCTACCCGGAAATTTACGCCATGCAAACCAAGGCAATTATTGAAGCCGCCTGTGAACTGGTAAAAGAAAAACAGCTGGATATTATTCCGGAAATCATGGTGCCCCTGGTTGCCGATGTCAAAGAATTAAAAATTCTGAAGGAAAAGATCATTGCTATCTGTGATGAAACTATTTCCCGTTACGGCGTCACCTTGGATTATATGATCGGCACCATGATTGAGCTGCCCCGGGCAGCTATCACTGCCGATGAAATCGCCAAGGAGGCTGAATTCTTCTCTTTCGGCACCAACGACCTGACCCAGACCACCTTTGGTCTCAGTCGTGATGATGCCGGTAAATTTCTTAAGGACTATATTGACCAGGGTATTTTTGTCCGTGATCCCTTTGTCACTATTGATATTGACGGCGTTGGCGCCCTGGTGGAAATGGGAGTCAACAAAGGCCGACAAAGCCGACCGGAACTGAAAGTTGGCATTTGTGGTGAGCATGGAGGTGAACCGGCATCAGTTGAATTCTGCCACCGGGCCGGGCTCAACTATGTCAGCTGTTCTCCTTACCGGGTTCCCATCGCCAGGCTGGCAGCAGCCCAGGCGGCACTAAAAGAATAAAATTTTAACTTTCAGAATAAATTACCACGAAATCATATTACCACGAAGAACACGAAAGGCACGAAGAAAAGCAAACTTTTTTAAACTTCATGTTCTTCGTGCGCTTCGTGGTGTCTCTGTCATTGCTTTATTAAACAATTATCGTAACTATTCAGCTTTAGCCAGCTAGAAGCTTGATTCCGCAGGGGACTGAATTTTTTTCACGAAAACCGGGAGACAGATTAAATTTTTTCATTTTGAGATGGTACTAAAATCAATTAAAGATCGATATTGTTCGGTGAAAATCATTCTGTCCCCGAAAAAGAAAAAATAAAATCTGTCCCCTGCAGGTAAAGACAACCCTGCTGAATAGTTACCAATTATCATACTTTTAGCGTAAGTCAGCAAGTTGAGATAAAATAAAAGAAAGTTCAGGGGGGAATGTCTCAAAACACTGAACATCCTGATCAACGCCCGTTGCGGATGTTCCAAACCCTGCTGGCAGCATATGGGCCACAAGGCTGGTGGCCGGCGGAAAACATTGAAGAAACCATCATCGGGGCGATACTGACCCAGAACA from the Pseudomonadota bacterium genome contains:
- a CDS encoding octaprenyl diphosphate synthase, translated to TLPLIYTLKQASDEERKQLQEIILADFVSPEDFTHVYQLIIKYQGIQFTMNQARKHIETAKSLLTPWGPSLFKESLLFVADYVLDRNR
- the trxA gene encoding thioredoxin; this translates as MSAELIGYLNDDNFTTEIEQSEVPVLIDFYATWCGPCTAMAPVLEEFAREKEGKVKIFKINVDENPKTPAKYGVRGIPTLILFAKGKEVNKIVGMTPKDHLEKMLDNAQ
- a CDS encoding TlpA disulfide reductase family protein — encoded protein: MSAPKTRDRSCMKIFALVLIFCGLIACGDSSAPKKKKGKLAPDFSLTSLDGKELTRNSLKGKVVILDFWATWCPPCRAAIPHLVEMDKKYRDQGLVVVGISLDRGGKEEVSNFAERNHIDYDLVMGVNNAILKDFGEISSIPTIIILNQQAEIIFKAVGYNAEIAQTIDSKVTESLQ
- the glyS gene encoding glycine--tRNA ligase subunit beta encodes the protein MRQDFLLEIGTEEIPAGFLNRIFQTLPHQVAELLSYHRLSYEDIKVMGTPRRLAIHVSSLVDSQEDRTIEKMGPSKQVAYDADGNPTKAAIGFAQGQKTPLEELEIITTEKGEYLGVRKKEIGQKSIDILSATLPTFIENIPFQKSMRWQDFDLRFARPIHWLLALLGKTVIPLSMEGLTSGNCSHGHRFMSPETFTIEEPNQYMDRCRKANVIVDQDERRSMIKEQLLAIEKEVGGTIIDDEELLQTVTNLVEFPTAGCGSFEKQFLELPEEVLITVMRHHQKYFSLRDPQGKLMPNFITINNTLAHDPRLVIDGNERVLRARLNDAQFFYREDLKVPLETFVERLKNVVFQTKLGTSYEKMSRFQTLATELAEKLCPAKKDKVARTALLCKADLESNMVGEFSDLQGIMGREYAKAAGEDQDISRGIYEHYLPTSAGGKLPADDCGALVSIADKIDTIVGCFGIGLIPTGGADPYALRRQALGIIHIILDRQYTINLAELVNRSLELLAAKIDRQPQVVADEVLEFIKGRFFNNLTARGIPAGVVDGVLATGFYELLEANRKIEALDVFRHRDDFELLLVAFKRVMNIIKGTAEQQIAPDLLEVAAEKELLRKLNLISASCQKNIAGRNYLQALEAMAELKPAVDTFFDQVMVMVDDEATKNNRIGLLQAIASLFRQVADFSKL
- the ppdK gene encoding pyruvate, phosphate dikinase — encoded protein: MAEKHVYTFGNGVAEGNASMKNILGGKGANLAEMTSIGIPVPPGFTISTDTCVYFYQHQDQYPEGLTEQVQEALRKTEDIMGRRFGDPENPLLFSVRSGARVSMPGMMDTVLNLGLNDDTIKGIIKQSGNERFAYDSYRRFIQMYGNVVMGIDGEKLEILLEEAKEKKGVELDTELNALDLKEVVGLLKERIQELTGSSFPEDPKAQLWGAISAVFKSWNNQRAVTYRRLNNIPDHWGTAVNVQVMVFGNMGDDCATGVAFTRDPSTGENYFFGEFLVNAQGEDVVAGIRTPQPINNVGKTDSSLASLEEVMPDLYRQLVKIYQKLEHHYRDMQDMEFTIEKDKLWLLQTRNGKRTSKASIKIAVDMVSEGLIDKKEAVLRIDPQQLDQLLHPMLDPDAPRNTLAKGLPASPGAACGEVVFSADEAEEFNEEGKAVILVRIETSPEDIHGMHASRGILTARGGMTSHAAVVARGMGKCCVAGCGDIRLDYEAEYFKVGDTVVKKGEIITLDGSTGEVFLGTIPTIEPALTGEFGTFMEWVDEFRRLKVRTNADTPHDSTVARNFGAEGIGLCRTEHMFFEEDRIMAVREMILADDLSGREKALAKILPMQKSDFLGIFTAMNGLPVTIRLLDPPLHEFLPHTDQELKVLAQSMGVQFETLKERTAALHEFNPMLGHRGCRLGISYPEIYAMQTKAIIEAACELVKEKQLDIIPEIMVPLVADVKELKILKEKIIAICDETISRYGVTLDYMIGTMIELPRAAITADEIAKEAEFFSFGTNDLTQTTFGLSRDDAGKFLKDYIDQGIFVRDPFVTIDIDGVGALVEMGVNKGRQSRPELKVGICGEHGGEPASVEFCHRAGLNYVSCSPYRVPIARLAAAQAALKE